In Synechococcus sp. Nb3U1, one DNA window encodes the following:
- a CDS encoding ABC transporter permease, whose translation MTLLFDSLFNGISIGTVLLIAALGLAIVFGLMGVINMAHGELMMLGAYTTFLVQNGFRQLGDPWREFYIFPALIAAFLVTALVGWGLERGVIRFLYGRPLETLLATWGVSLMLQQFVRSVNWVLALRLGVFGLLFFGGWWLLAKRVDWPRIKGWVLTLLLVLSTAIVTVGGRVLAQTYALAVTQPWFGAQNKDVTAPRWLRGGIPVGNLFLPNTRLFIISLTILCIIGLYIFLQRTRWGLRIRAVTQNRAMSACVGIPTRTVDALTFAIGSGLAGVAGVAVSLLGSVGPNTGQNYIVDTFMVVVVGGVGKLLGSIVAALGIGIANFLIGSGTLALIFPGVPILTDTLNFFATTSMAKVMVFALIVAFLQVRPRGLFPEKGRTVDA comes from the coding sequence ATGACCCTGCTCTTCGACAGTCTGTTTAATGGCATCAGTATCGGCACTGTGCTGCTGATTGCGGCTTTGGGTCTGGCGATTGTCTTCGGCCTCATGGGGGTAATCAACATGGCCCATGGGGAGCTGATGATGTTGGGGGCCTACACCACCTTTCTGGTGCAAAATGGCTTCCGACAACTGGGGGATCCCTGGCGGGAGTTCTACATTTTTCCAGCCTTGATCGCGGCTTTTTTGGTGACAGCTTTGGTGGGGTGGGGACTAGAACGGGGGGTGATCCGCTTCTTGTACGGTCGTCCGCTGGAAACCCTACTGGCCACTTGGGGGGTGAGCCTGATGTTGCAGCAGTTTGTGCGCAGCGTCAATTGGGTACTGGCTTTGCGGCTGGGAGTGTTTGGTTTGCTGTTCTTTGGGGGCTGGTGGTTGCTGGCCAAACGGGTGGATTGGCCGCGAATCAAAGGCTGGGTACTCACCCTGTTGCTGGTGCTTTCCACGGCGATTGTAACTGTGGGCGGGCGGGTGCTGGCGCAAACCTATGCCCTGGCGGTTACCCAACCCTGGTTTGGGGCTCAGAACAAAGACGTGACCGCTCCCCGTTGGCTGCGGGGTGGGATCCCGGTGGGCAATCTCTTTCTGCCCAATACTCGCCTATTCATCATTAGCCTCACTATTCTCTGCATCATCGGTCTGTACATTTTTCTGCAGCGCACCCGCTGGGGACTGCGGATCCGGGCGGTCACCCAAAATCGGGCCATGAGCGCCTGCGTCGGGATCCCGACCCGAACTGTAGATGCCCTCACCTTTGCCATCGGCTCCGGCTTGGCAGGGGTGGCGGGGGTAGCGGTTAGCTTGCTGGGATCTGTAGGGCCCAATACCGGCCAAAACTACATCGTGGATACCTTTATGGTGGTGGTGGTGGGAGGAGTGGGCAAGCTTTTGGGCAGCATTGTTGCCGCCTTGGGGATTGGCATTGCCAACTTTTTGATCGGTTCCGGCACCTTGGCCTTGATCTTTCCAGGAGTGCCCATTTTGACCGATACCCTCAACTTTTTTGCCACCACCAGCATGGCCAAGGTGATGGTCTTTGCCCTAATCGTGGCCTTTTTGCAGGTGCGCCCCCGCGGTCTTTTCCCAGAGAAGGGCCGAACGGTGGATGCCTAG
- the urtA gene encoding urea ABC transporter substrate-binding protein, translated as MAHSLNRRQLIKMGALAGAGVALGPHLWVKRSLPAYAQGETIKVGILHSLSGTMAISETSVVDAERLAIKEINAAGGVLGKQIEAIVEDGASDWPTFAEKATKLIDSDQVATVFGCWTSASRKAVLPVFESKQHQLWYPVQYEGQECSKNIFYTGAAPNQQIEPSVEWLLNNKGKEFFLVGSDYVFPRTANTIIKAQLEALGGTVVGEDYLPLGNTEVTPIISKIRAALPNGGVIYNSLNGDSNVAFFTQLQGAGLGPDRYPSMSVSIAEEEVQAIGPEFLEGHYAAWNYFMTVDTPANKKFVDAFRAEYGQNRVTNDPMEAAYIMVYLWKQAVEKAGTVEIDAVRQAAYGQTFDAPEGLVTMNTNHHLTKYVRIGEVRSDGLFEVISATDAVDPVPWNQFVAETKGYACDWSDPAKGGRYRV; from the coding sequence ATGGCTCATTCTCTTAATCGTCGCCAGCTCATCAAAATGGGTGCCCTAGCTGGAGCTGGGGTAGCTCTAGGGCCGCATCTTTGGGTCAAGCGTTCTCTACCTGCCTATGCTCAAGGGGAAACCATCAAAGTCGGGATCCTGCACTCCCTCAGCGGCACCATGGCAATTTCGGAAACTAGTGTGGTAGATGCGGAGCGGCTAGCCATTAAAGAGATCAACGCCGCCGGCGGGGTGCTGGGGAAACAAATTGAGGCGATTGTGGAGGATGGGGCCTCTGATTGGCCCACCTTTGCCGAAAAAGCGACTAAGTTGATCGACTCTGACCAGGTGGCCACGGTGTTCGGGTGCTGGACTTCCGCCAGCCGGAAAGCCGTGTTGCCGGTGTTTGAATCCAAGCAGCATCAGCTTTGGTATCCGGTGCAGTATGAAGGGCAGGAATGCTCTAAAAACATTTTCTACACTGGCGCTGCTCCCAACCAGCAGATCGAGCCTTCGGTAGAATGGCTGCTCAATAACAAAGGCAAAGAGTTCTTCCTCGTGGGATCCGACTATGTGTTCCCCCGCACTGCCAACACCATCATCAAAGCGCAACTGGAAGCTCTGGGCGGCACCGTGGTGGGAGAAGACTACCTCCCCCTGGGCAACACGGAAGTAACCCCGATTATCAGCAAGATTCGGGCCGCCCTCCCCAATGGTGGAGTCATTTACAACAGCTTGAACGGCGACAGCAACGTGGCCTTCTTCACCCAGTTGCAAGGGGCGGGCCTGGGGCCAGATCGGTATCCTTCCATGTCCGTCAGCATTGCTGAAGAAGAAGTGCAGGCCATCGGCCCCGAATTTCTGGAAGGGCACTACGCCGCCTGGAACTACTTCATGACGGTGGATACCCCGGCTAACAAAAAGTTTGTGGATGCCTTCCGGGCAGAATACGGCCAAAACCGCGTCACCAACGATCCGATGGAAGCCGCTTACATCATGGTTTACCTCTGGAAGCAAGCGGTGGAGAAAGCCGGAACCGTGGAGATCGATGCGGTGCGGCAAGCTGCCTACGGCCAGACCTTCGATGCCCCAGAAGGATTGGTAACCATGAACACCAACCACCACCTGACCAAGTATGTGCGGATCGGGGAGGTGCGTTCCGACGGCTTGTTTGAGGTAATCTCGGCTACGGATGCAGTGGATCCGGTGCCTTGGAACCAGTTTGTGGCGGAAACCAAGGGCTACGCCTGTGACTGGTCAGATCCGGCCAAGGGTGGTCGCTATCGGGTGTAA
- a CDS encoding cupin domain-containing protein, whose amino-acid sequence MTSLAHEVSEDPSTRLDPEGAGIVTVRPAAETLTLQKLPYFVGISQATAGAKGISMNRVVIPPGGTAEPHFHRDYETAIYLLKGRVETRYGPGLRQSVINEAGDFIFIPPGVPHQPFNLDPDEPAYALVARNDPNEQENVVLYNPTPEES is encoded by the coding sequence ATGACTTCTCTTGCTCATGAGGTTTCTGAGGATCCCTCAACCCGTTTGGATCCCGAGGGGGCAGGCATTGTCACGGTGCGACCGGCAGCAGAAACCCTAACCCTGCAAAAGTTGCCCTACTTTGTGGGAATCTCTCAAGCCACGGCGGGTGCCAAGGGCATTTCCATGAACCGGGTGGTGATCCCGCCCGGCGGTACGGCAGAACCCCATTTTCACCGCGACTACGAGACAGCCATTTATCTGCTCAAAGGTCGGGTGGAAACTCGTTATGGCCCTGGATTGCGACAATCGGTGATTAACGAAGCGGGAGATTTTATTTTTATTCCGCCTGGAGTGCCCCACCAACCCTTCAATTTGGATCCCGATGAGCCAGCCTACGCACTGGTGGCTCGCAACGATCCCAATGAGCAAGAGAATGTGGTGCTTTACAACCCAACCCCTGAAGAAAGTTAA
- a CDS encoding hydantoinase/oxoprolinase family protein encodes MGWPDVVELAFPSSENPDNSSVAEQRDPGQSWVRLGIDVGGTFTDLVLLRDGQIRTAKVLSTPSPEWGVFTALEKMGPVDIDLFCHGMTVATNALLERKGSPTLFLTTEGFRDILAIARQNRPSLYDLTQPKPEPVVLRHHCLEVKERCSVAGVLEALTDAEIERVLQVVAERIERDGIQSIGVGFLFSFLYPEHEQRLGAALRKTFPNLHISLSCEVAPEFREYERLSTTAIDAYLSPALAGYLHQLAQGCEKRGIPQPLIMQSSGGVTSIAQAAAHASVALLSGPAGGVYGGAYLGQLSGYADLLSFDMGGTSTDVALIQKGIPQVSPAAVVCGLPVQQPQIDLHTVSAGGGSLAQLLPGGGLQVGPESAGSHPGPACYGRGGTAPTVTDANLWLGYLPDRGCLGESVQLRRDLAEQALRTVADPLGLSVQEVAVGIRTLANGQMVRALRVISVERGLDPVDFSLLAFGGAGPMHACALAEELGIGRILIPAACGVLSALGMALADLRRDYRRAILQPLRQLGAEGSHLSHWAAPLILQAQVDFQQPALHFSLDLRYRGQSFELGIPVQLSDPIEHIEQQFHAIHQQRYGWQDPAQQVEVIQLRLRAVQALPKVPLVAPNPLPGDPSEPAGLSPLRGQRLAWFERTFQTVPVYARLRMGVGFQLQGPAIVELPEATAVIEAGWQGQVDEVGTLILGRR; translated from the coding sequence TTGGGGTGGCCGGACGTGGTGGAATTGGCATTTCCTTCCTCTGAAAATCCTGATAATTCCTCCGTAGCTGAGCAACGGGATCCCGGACAAAGTTGGGTTCGTTTGGGGATCGATGTGGGGGGTACCTTTACAGACTTGGTGCTGTTGCGGGATGGGCAAATTCGGACGGCGAAGGTGCTGTCTACTCCTAGTCCGGAATGGGGGGTGTTTACGGCCCTAGAAAAAATGGGCCCGGTTGACATCGATCTGTTTTGCCATGGTATGACGGTGGCCACCAACGCCCTCCTGGAGCGCAAGGGATCCCCGACGCTATTTTTAACCACGGAAGGTTTCCGGGATATCTTGGCCATTGCCCGACAAAACCGCCCCTCGCTTTACGATCTGACGCAGCCGAAGCCAGAGCCAGTGGTACTCCGTCACCATTGCCTGGAAGTGAAGGAGCGTTGTAGCGTTGCCGGGGTTTTGGAGGCGCTGACGGATGCAGAGATCGAGCGGGTGCTCCAGGTTGTGGCGGAGCGGATAGAACGGGATGGGATCCAATCCATTGGGGTGGGGTTTTTGTTTTCTTTCCTCTACCCGGAGCATGAGCAGCGGCTGGGAGCAGCCCTGAGAAAAACCTTCCCAAACCTGCACATTTCTTTGTCCTGTGAGGTGGCACCGGAGTTCCGGGAATACGAACGGTTGAGTACCACTGCTATCGATGCCTACCTCAGCCCCGCTCTGGCGGGTTATCTGCACCAGTTGGCGCAGGGATGTGAGAAGAGAGGGATCCCGCAGCCGCTGATTATGCAGTCTTCCGGCGGGGTCACCTCGATTGCGCAGGCGGCGGCCCATGCTTCGGTGGCGTTGCTCTCGGGGCCAGCCGGTGGAGTGTATGGTGGGGCTTATCTGGGCCAGCTGAGCGGCTATGCGGATTTGCTCAGCTTCGATATGGGGGGAACCAGCACGGATGTGGCCCTGATCCAGAAGGGGATCCCGCAGGTGAGCCCTGCGGCGGTGGTATGTGGGTTGCCCGTACAACAGCCGCAAATTGACCTGCATACCGTCAGTGCGGGGGGTGGATCCCTGGCCCAGTTGCTCCCTGGCGGGGGGCTGCAGGTGGGGCCCGAAAGTGCCGGATCCCACCCGGGGCCGGCCTGCTACGGGCGGGGAGGAACAGCCCCGACCGTCACAGATGCCAATCTCTGGTTGGGCTATTTGCCGGATCGGGGGTGCTTGGGGGAGTCGGTGCAGCTGCGGCGGGATTTGGCAGAACAGGCCCTTCGCACCGTGGCGGATCCCTTGGGGTTGAGTGTGCAAGAGGTGGCGGTAGGCATTCGTACCTTGGCCAATGGACAAATGGTGCGGGCTTTGCGGGTGATCAGCGTAGAGCGGGGCCTGGATCCGGTGGATTTTTCCCTGTTGGCCTTTGGCGGGGCGGGGCCGATGCATGCCTGTGCCCTGGCAGAAGAACTGGGTATTGGCAGGATCTTGATCCCGGCGGCCTGTGGGGTGCTCTCGGCCCTGGGGATGGCCTTGGCAGATCTGCGGCGCGACTATCGGCGGGCGATACTGCAACCACTCCGGCAGCTCGGCGCAGAGGGATCCCACCTCTCCCACTGGGCGGCCCCCCTGATTCTTCAGGCCCAAGTGGATTTTCAGCAGCCAGCGCTGCACTTCAGTCTGGACTTGCGTTATCGCGGACAATCCTTTGAGTTGGGGATCCCGGTGCAGCTGTCGGATCCGATCGAGCACATTGAGCAGCAATTTCATGCCATCCACCAACAGCGCTATGGCTGGCAAGATCCGGCTCAACAGGTGGAGGTGATCCAGTTGCGTTTGCGTGCCGTGCAAGCTCTGCCCAAGGTGCCCTTGGTTGCCCCCAACCCTTTGCCAGGCGATCCATCCGAGCCAGCGGGACTTAGTCCACTCCGGGGCCAACGGCTGGCTTGGTTTGAGAGAACCTTCCAGACGGTGCCTGTCTACGCTCGGCTGCGCATGGGGGTAGGGTTTCAACTGCAGGGGCCAGCGATTGTGGAATTGCCGGAAGCCACGGCGGTGATCGAAGCGGGTTGGCAGGGACAGGTGGATGAAGTGGGGACGCTGATCCTGGGTCGTCGCTAA